The sequence below is a genomic window from Saccopteryx leptura isolate mSacLep1 chromosome 3, mSacLep1_pri_phased_curated, whole genome shotgun sequence.
cacaaatttattttaaaaaatgaatagggaTTAGCCAAGCTGGTGCTAGAGAAGGAAGTTGCAGGAGGAAGAGCTTGGAGGCAGAGAATCATCAtgatggcacttttttttttttttagcaagagagagaaaggggggggggggggagatgagaagcatccattcatagttgcttcactttagttgttcattgattgcttctcatatgtgccttgacctgagtggggggctccagccaagccagtgaccccttgctcaaaccagcgaccttgggtttcaagccagcgaccatgggatcatgccaatggttccacactcaagctggtgaaccagtgttcaagctggcaaccggggggtttcaaacctgggacctcagtgtcccagggctacgcactatctactgcaccaccaccgatcAGGTGTGATGGCAAACACGTACTGAGTCCGTTGTATGttccaggccctgtgctaagcaCTTAATGTTGGTACCTGGATTTGGGGGCGGGCACCAGTCTGGGATGGCAGGAGGGGAGTGTGGGTGAGGTAGGTGACTAGGGagagcacaggccaggcagggcctCGCAGGCCAGGCTGAAGGAGTGGGACTCTGTCCTGGGGGCGTTAGGGAGTGATGTAGGGCTGTGAGCAGGGAGAGGCCCGTGCAGAGAGGGTGAGAATAGAAGAGGAAGATCCAGAATGGGCTGAGGTGAGGGCCCTGGGGGCGAGGAGGAGGCCTGAACTGGGATGGAGGAAACAAGTGAGGGACAAAAGGAGGGACAGGGCTTGGAGGATCTGAGGAcgtgacagggagggaggggctgaaCTGCCCCCAGGTAGATGGCAGGGTCCAGTCCACAGATGAGGAACCCAGTAGGTTTAGGGAGCTGCTGAGCTCCTCTCAGGGCCCTGGAACCTGCTCCCACACCCACAGGTCTTCTCCCTCATCGTCTTCTCCTCCCTGCTGACGGACGgctaccaaaacaaaacagactcttCACAGCTGCACTGCGTCTTCAACAGCAACGGTGTGGCCTGCAGCTTCGCAGTGGCAGCCGGCCTCCTGGCCCTGCTCAGCAGCCTGACCTTCCTGGCCCTGGATGCCCACGAGGGCCGCATTGCCGGCTCCCACTTCAAGACGGCCATCCAGCTGCTGGACTTCATCCTGGCTGGTGAGCCCCAGGCCACCGCCTTAGGCTGCCCTGCTGGGGGGGCAGCCCACCCTGGCTCTGGGGCCCTAGGACACCGCCCCTACGTGTGACCCACAGCTCTGTCCCTCCCTTCTTACAACTCAGTGGCACCTGCAATTATTACTTTGTCCTTTAGACTCAGTGTAAGGGTCACTTCTGATCCCCAGGCCAATTCTAGAAGCCTCCCTTCTGCCtgccttttctccccctttttctcctcctccccctcctccccctcttcctcccctttccctcccctttctcccctcttctcctcccccctcttctccccctcctcctcccccctttccccctccccctacttctcctcccccctccccctccttcaaccccttctttccctcctcttccccctcctcttcctcccctttgctcccctccttctcctcctccccctcctttgatcccttcttcccctcctcttcccctcctcctcctcttcctccttccccccttctcctccctcctcctcctctgcacaGGACCAGCCCAAGAGTCTCAGGGCTGGGCGGGCCCTCAGTGGGCACTGAATCCATTGCCCTCCAAGAGAGTTTTCCCTGAGGGTGGAAATGTTCAGTACCTACGCTTCCCAGTACAGGAGCCACTGGCCACAAGCAGCCCCTGGGCACTTGAGGTGTGACTTTTGGGACCATGGagctgaatttttttaattttattttaattgattgaaaTGTAAACAGCCCCACATGGCTGCAGTTGACAGCGCAGATCCACTCCAGCGGTGCCTGCATCTTACGGAGAGCTGGGAGGGAGAGGCCCCGCAGCAAGACCCCCTCGCCCCTTCCGAACCAGCAGCCCTTTCTgagtccctctcccccaccccctttctcctctcctgtgaCTCCAGTCCTCTGGGCAGGCATTTGGTCCCTGGGTTTCTGCTTCATGGCCAACGAGTGGCGGCATTCACCGCCCAAACATTTCCTCGTGGGGAGCAGCAGCGCCAAGGCCTCCATCGCTTTCGCTTTCTTCTCCATCCCCATCTGGGTGAGGATGAGTCCCTCCCTGGGCACCCTCTGCAGGGCCGGGGTGGCAGGGCCAGAACATCCTCCCTCTCATTCAGCTGCCCAAGGCCTCCACtaggcccctcccctgccccccagacAAATTGGAAAGAAGGCGCCCCTTCCTCCCAGCAGAGGCAGGCCAGCATGAGGCATTGTGCTGGGTGCCCTTGACCAGTGAGCAGTGGGCAGAGCCGTGCCCATCTCCCTCCCAGGCCAGGTCTGGGCCCGGCCCCTCTCCCCTTCTACCCAGCCCAAGCCAGCCTCCAGCGCACACCCTCCTCCGCCCACAGGCATTCCAGGCCTACCTGGCCCTCAAGGACCTCCGCAGTGATGCTCCAGTCCCCTACAAGCGCTCCCTGGATGAGGGTGGTGTGGTGCTGACCATCCACTCCCCGCCCTCTGCCACCAGCCCTATCAACACGCCCACCATCGGCCCCAACAGCGTGAGTTATGCCAGCTCCGCCCTGTCCCCCTATCTGGCCTCTGCAAAGGTCCCCCGCTTTGCTATGATGCCCGACAACTAGCCTTTCTTATTTACCTCAGTAAAGAGCTCATCCTCCCTCCAGAAGGGTTTCTGAAAATGGCCCTCTGTCCTTctcatgtctgtccctctctggttCCGATAGTGGCCGTGGAGGGGAGAACTCCAGCAGGGTCACCTCAGGGGCTCTACAGTGGGTCTGCACCAACTCCTGGGCACTCCAGTACTGCGTGATAACAGCAATCAGGGGTGACGACAGGAAAGAAATGTCTTTTCGGCCCATTACATACCAAGGCCACATTAGCCATGGGAGGGAGGCATGCACATCCCACTGTGCAGTTGAGGGAGTTcaagttcagagagagagagagagagagagagagagagagggagagagagggaatgctTCCTCCCATAGAGAAAGTGCTAAGAATCAGGGCCAACACTGGGACCAGTCCTGTCACTGACACCAAAGCCCAAGCTCTTTCACTCACTCCAGTGACAAGAGACTCAACTCAAAACCAAGCTGTGTGAGGAGTCATTTAAGGAACAGGGGATAGTGAGTTGGTGACCGAGGTCAGGGAGATCCTTGGTCTTCAAATATTTGGAAGACTGTGGAGGAAGAGGATAGAGTTTTCTTCTGGAACCCCAAAGCTCATCAAGGACCCATGCACAGGCCACAGAATGCTCCTGTCTGTCGGGCCAGGCAAGTAACCCCCAGGGTTGAAGCACCCATTAAGTGCATACGGGAGGCAGGGGCTGTCTAGCAGGGGCCATCACTCAGCACCCACCACACAGCACCCACCGCTCAGCACCACAGGCCTAGGGGCCCTAGAGCAGCACTATCTGATTGAACATAACACAAGCCACAGGGCTTGGAACTTTAGTCTAGTAACCACATTAAGAAAagcagaacagcctgaccaggcagtggcacagtggatagagcgtcagactgggacacagaggacccaggttcaagaccccatgctcatcagcttgagcacaggctcatctggtttgagcaaagctcaccagcttggacccaaggtcgctggctcgagcaagggatcactcagtctgctgtagtccacccccaacccccatcaaggcacaaatgagagagcaatcaatgagaaactaaggccacaatgaaaaattgatgcttctcttctctctctcttcctgtttatctgtccctgtctctgtcacatacacatacaaaaatagaacaatgaaatgaatttttatatattttatttaacccaatccaaaatattatcatttcaacatatcATCAGTTTAGAAAATTCTTAGATATCTTATATACCCTCACACCAAAATTTTGAAATCCTTTGCATTATTTTACATCTCAGTTTGGACtcgccacatttcaagtgctaatGGTCACATGTAACTGATAGCCACCATACTGGACAGTGTAGCTCTAGAACTTCTGGTTTTTCTAGAACAATCAGACATCTTTtaggtgagtttttttttttttttaatatcaggcAGGCCAAACAAAACACACCCATGCAAGGGTCACAGTGGCCTGCAGAGCATTCATTTACCAACTGGGCAGAGGGATGTGAGTTGTGGGATGTCAAACGTGGGTTCCACAGCCCCTTTGTGAGGTTTAGGTGGCAGATCCTGTGCTCAGTCTGAGGGAACAGAATAGACAGGGCCCGGTGCC
It includes:
- the SYNGR4 gene encoding synaptogyrin-4, translating into MEERKGGKKQKQKKSEQASPSVSRSHWKAADIPAPASRSPRSRAAVMQIPESLQNLANSEAVRFLRRPKMVTRICAGVFSLIVFSSLLTDGYQNKTDSSQLHCVFNSNGVACSFAVAAGLLALLSSLTFLALDAHEGRIAGSHFKTAIQLLDFILAVLWAGIWSLGFCFMANEWRHSPPKHFLVGSSSAKASIAFAFFSIPIWAFQAYLALKDLRSDAPVPYKRSLDEGGVVLTIHSPPSATSPINTPTIGPNSVSYASSALSPYLASAKVPRFAMMPDN